A portion of the Nitrospira sp. genome contains these proteins:
- a CDS encoding heavy metal sensor histidine kinase, with amino-acid sequence MPLRLRLTLWYGSALALVLIIFSTVLYLVTARNLRDSVDQSLEETAAAAVRSLEERGFLPLINEEELMSQFPELARIDKFFQIFSPSGTITIRSPNVKQHELPLSRQALEVAFSGRTIFESAKYPKEPPLRLISVPIIYRGNLLYIVQVGTSMESVEQTLNRLLLVLLVTTPVALTVSLAGGWFLAGRALRPVDAITLAAQRIAAGDLTQRLNVPASADEIGRLADTFNNMIARLETSFRQIRQFSSNASHELRTPLTVMKGETELALRRPREAAAYTVVLESNLEEIDRMTRIVDELLFLSRADMGEVKMEHLPVDLEGLLEDISRQASLLGQERDIQVVLGRITPVVVRGDELRLRELFLNLVDNAVKYSRKRGTVEVTMTTVPEFAKVTVTDQGIGIGPGDLERIFDRFYRTDDARAHTKKGTGLGLSICAWIVESHHGRIEVQSDLGKGSTFTVLLPFA; translated from the coding sequence ATGCCGCTGCGCCTTCGCCTTACGCTGTGGTACGGAAGCGCCTTGGCGCTTGTGCTTATCATCTTCTCGACCGTCCTCTACCTGGTCACCGCCCGCAACCTTCGAGACTCCGTCGATCAATCGCTGGAAGAGACCGCGGCGGCCGCGGTGCGATCGCTGGAGGAACGCGGGTTTCTTCCCTTGATCAACGAAGAAGAGCTGATGTCGCAGTTCCCCGAATTGGCACGCATCGACAAATTCTTCCAGATCTTCAGTCCATCCGGCACCATCACCATCCGCTCGCCGAACGTGAAACAGCACGAGTTGCCCTTGAGCCGCCAAGCCTTGGAGGTGGCTTTTTCGGGGCGGACGATTTTTGAGTCGGCCAAGTATCCGAAGGAACCCCCGCTGCGGCTGATCTCGGTCCCGATCATCTATCGCGGTAACTTGCTCTACATCGTCCAGGTCGGAACGTCCATGGAATCGGTCGAGCAGACCCTGAACCGGCTGTTGCTCGTGCTGTTGGTCACCACGCCCGTCGCCCTGACCGTCTCCCTGGCCGGCGGCTGGTTCCTCGCCGGGCGGGCACTCCGTCCTGTCGACGCCATCACGTTGGCCGCTCAACGGATTGCCGCAGGAGATCTCACCCAACGACTGAACGTTCCCGCGTCGGCCGATGAGATCGGTCGGCTCGCCGACACCTTCAATAACATGATCGCTCGGCTGGAAACGTCCTTTCGCCAGATCCGCCAATTCAGCAGCAACGCATCCCACGAACTGCGAACCCCTTTGACCGTCATGAAGGGAGAGACAGAACTCGCCTTGAGACGGCCTCGCGAGGCGGCGGCCTATACCGTCGTATTGGAAAGCAACTTGGAGGAGATCGATCGCATGACCCGCATCGTCGATGAACTGCTGTTCCTTTCCAGAGCCGACATGGGCGAAGTCAAGATGGAGCACCTGCCGGTCGACCTCGAAGGCTTGCTTGAGGACATCTCACGACAGGCTTCGTTGCTGGGGCAGGAGCGGGACATTCAGGTGGTGCTTGGGCGGATCACGCCCGTCGTCGTACGCGGCGACGAGCTGCGTCTGCGCGAACTGTTCCTGAACCTGGTGGACAATGCGGTGAAATATTCCCGAAAGAGAGGAACGGTCGAGGTGACGATGACGACGGTACCCGAGTTCGCCAAGGTCACCGTCACCGACCAGGGCATCGGCATCGGTCCCGGCGATCTCGAACGCATTTTCGATCGGTTCTATCGCACCGATGACGCGCGTGCACACACCAAGAAAGGCACCGGTCTCGGCCTGTCGATTTGCGCCTGGATCGTCGAGTCGCACCACGGTCGCATTGAGGTGCAGAGTGATCTCGGCAAGGGCTCGACCTTTACCGTCCTGCTGCCTTTCGCTTAA
- the rimO gene encoding 30S ribosomal protein S12 methylthiotransferase RimO, with protein MASLIQISGAGKRSPLAGAGSAEGDRHRPSRKVSPGASPRKTTIGFVNLGCSKNQVDSEIMLGTLVREGFELTADPKKAEVVIINTCGFIEEAKQESIDTILEHGTLKTKGSCRILIAAGCLAQRYQGDLLKELPELDGVVGTGEFGRIAEICRELLAPKRRHRRLWLSKPPYLYDELAPRLRLGAGHSAYVKIAEGCNRNCAFCAIPLMRGKQRSRPVESIVAEAHRLVSEGVEEINLISQDTVNYGVDLALRNGLVTLLRELVEVNGLLWIRPFYLYPQQVTDELLDLYAGEEKITKYIDMPLQHITDRMLNRMHRLGDRAAIERLVERIRRRIPGATFRTAFIVGFPGETEADFDALKRYVERTEFDRVAAFLYSDEEDTPAVALDDKVDRAAMEERRNELLAIQESIAAAKSREKIGTVMEVLVDGPSEETEHLLQGRHQGLAPEIDGVVYINDGLAAAGDRVKVEITDSGIYDLVGHIVDDRPSPAPRARTVRERGAR; from the coding sequence ATGGCATCGCTCATTCAGATCAGCGGCGCAGGGAAGAGATCCCCGCTCGCGGGAGCCGGGTCAGCAGAAGGGGACAGGCACCGGCCTTCACGGAAGGTGTCGCCCGGAGCCAGCCCCCGGAAGACGACCATCGGCTTCGTCAATTTGGGCTGCTCTAAGAATCAGGTCGATTCCGAGATCATGCTCGGGACGCTCGTTCGCGAGGGATTTGAACTGACCGCCGATCCGAAGAAGGCCGAGGTGGTCATCATCAACACGTGCGGCTTTATCGAGGAGGCCAAGCAGGAATCGATCGACACTATTCTCGAACACGGCACGTTAAAGACGAAAGGAAGTTGTCGGATCCTGATTGCAGCCGGCTGTCTGGCGCAACGCTATCAAGGCGATCTCCTGAAAGAGTTGCCGGAATTGGACGGCGTGGTGGGAACGGGTGAGTTCGGACGGATCGCCGAGATTTGCCGGGAGCTCCTGGCGCCGAAGCGGCGGCACCGGCGCTTGTGGCTCAGCAAACCACCGTATTTGTACGACGAGCTGGCTCCGCGCCTGCGGCTCGGCGCCGGCCACAGCGCCTACGTCAAGATCGCGGAGGGTTGTAACCGCAACTGCGCGTTCTGCGCGATTCCGCTGATGAGAGGGAAGCAGCGCAGCCGGCCGGTGGAGTCCATTGTGGCCGAAGCGCATCGGCTTGTGTCCGAGGGTGTGGAAGAGATCAACCTGATCTCGCAGGACACCGTCAACTACGGCGTCGATCTCGCACTCCGCAACGGGCTGGTGACGCTCCTGCGGGAGTTGGTGGAGGTGAACGGTCTGCTCTGGATCAGACCGTTCTACCTCTATCCGCAGCAAGTCACTGATGAGTTGCTCGACCTCTATGCCGGCGAGGAAAAAATCACGAAATATATCGACATGCCGTTGCAGCATATCACCGATCGCATGCTGAATCGGATGCATCGGTTGGGAGATCGTGCGGCAATCGAACGGTTGGTGGAACGTATTCGACGGCGCATTCCCGGCGCGACTTTTCGAACGGCGTTCATCGTCGGGTTTCCCGGTGAAACGGAGGCCGATTTTGACGCGCTCAAGCGTTATGTGGAGCGTACCGAGTTCGATCGGGTGGCGGCGTTTCTCTACTCCGATGAGGAAGACACTCCCGCGGTCGCCCTGGACGACAAAGTCGACCGGGCGGCTATGGAAGAACGCCGCAACGAATTGCTGGCCATCCAAGAATCCATCGCGGCTGCGAAGAGCCGGGAAAAAATCGGCACGGTGATGGAGGTGTTGGTCGACGGACCTTCAGAAGAGACGGAGCATCTGCTCCAAGGCCGCCACCAGGGTTTGGCACCGGAGATCGACGGAGTCGTGTACATCAATGACGGGCTCGCCGCGGCCGGAGACAGGGTCAAGGTCGAGATCACCGATTCGGGAATTTACGATCTCGTCGGGCACATCGTCGACGATCGACCCTCACCGGCGCCTCGCGCACGGACTGTGCGGGAACGGGGCGCCCGCTGA
- a CDS encoding DegQ family serine endoprotease yields MSSLHVVSRKAGLGVGIVVLGATLLLSAQPFMASHASESPGAAAVATAAPMAPPAAGFTEVAKAVTPAVVNITTVLTDKGGDGRNGPDESRERMEEFFGGPNGPFGPRGFRGPQGPGEPRGHRGGGQGSGVIVSADGYILTNNHVIDGAREVTVTLPDKREFKGKIVGTDPKTDLAVVKIDARNLPTVIWGDASKLQVGEYVLAVGNPFGLNSTVTLGIVSALGRGRMGITQYEDFIQTDAAINPGNSGGALVNTKGELVGINTAIFSQTGGYQGVGFAVPTSMSKPIYDSLIKNGKVVRGFLGIGIQDLNGDLAASFGIKDAKGALVSDVREDSPADHGGLKQGDVIVSYQGSPVEDAMALQRMVTRTPVGAKTMLKLVREGHEREVTVTIGEQPDTSKVAKAESVEKDYAFAGLAVQDLDRETARELGLKGKAQGVVVTSVEPDSGADKAGLMPGDVIRELNRQPIKSVKEFEKVSSAVKKGDNILILISRRGNALFLSAKV; encoded by the coding sequence ATGTCCTCGCTTCATGTAGTCAGCAGGAAAGCTGGTCTTGGGGTCGGTATCGTTGTGCTCGGCGCGACCCTGCTCTTGAGCGCTCAGCCGTTCATGGCTTCCCACGCATCGGAATCGCCGGGCGCCGCTGCGGTTGCAACGGCGGCTCCCATGGCACCTCCCGCAGCGGGATTCACAGAGGTGGCCAAAGCCGTGACTCCCGCCGTCGTGAACATCACGACGGTCCTGACGGACAAGGGAGGGGACGGTCGGAACGGCCCGGACGAGTCGCGCGAGCGTATGGAGGAATTTTTCGGCGGTCCGAACGGTCCGTTCGGACCGCGGGGCTTTCGAGGACCTCAAGGCCCTGGTGAGCCGCGAGGCCACCGTGGCGGCGGACAAGGTTCGGGCGTCATCGTCTCGGCCGACGGCTATATTCTGACCAACAATCACGTGATCGACGGAGCCCGAGAAGTCACCGTGACCCTGCCGGACAAACGGGAGTTCAAAGGCAAGATCGTCGGGACCGATCCGAAGACGGACCTCGCGGTCGTCAAGATCGACGCACGGAACCTGCCGACCGTCATCTGGGGAGATGCGTCCAAGTTGCAGGTCGGTGAGTATGTTCTCGCCGTGGGGAATCCCTTCGGTCTCAACTCCACCGTGACGCTCGGCATCGTCAGCGCGTTGGGACGAGGCCGCATGGGTATCACTCAATACGAAGATTTCATTCAAACCGACGCGGCGATCAATCCGGGCAATTCCGGCGGCGCGCTCGTGAACACCAAAGGCGAACTCGTCGGCATCAACACCGCGATCTTTTCCCAGACAGGCGGCTATCAAGGCGTGGGGTTTGCCGTCCCGACCAGCATGAGCAAACCGATTTACGATAGCCTGATCAAAAACGGCAAGGTCGTGCGCGGTTTTCTCGGGATCGGCATTCAGGATTTGAACGGCGACCTGGCTGCATCCTTCGGCATCAAGGACGCCAAGGGCGCGCTGGTCAGCGACGTCAGAGAGGACAGCCCCGCCGACCATGGAGGTCTCAAGCAGGGCGACGTGATCGTCTCCTATCAGGGCTCGCCCGTGGAAGACGCCATGGCGTTGCAGCGGATGGTCACGAGAACGCCGGTCGGCGCCAAGACGATGCTCAAACTCGTCCGCGAAGGTCATGAGCGGGAGGTGACCGTCACGATCGGGGAGCAGCCCGACACGTCAAAGGTCGCCAAAGCGGAATCCGTTGAAAAGGACTACGCCTTCGCCGGCCTGGCCGTGCAGGATCTGGACAGGGAGACGGCCCGAGAATTGGGCCTGAAGGGCAAGGCACAGGGGGTGGTGGTGACCAGCGTCGAGCCGGACAGCGGCGCGGACAAGGCGGGCCTGATGCCGGGCGACGTAATCCGGGAACTCAACCGTCAGCCGATCAAGTCGGTGAAGGAGTTTGAGAAGGTTTCCTCCGCCGTCAAAAAGGGCGACAATATTCTGATCCTCATCAGTCGCCGGGGCAATGCTCTGTTTTTGAGCGCCAAGGTATGA
- the gcvP gene encoding aminomethyl-transferring glycine dehydrogenase — MSEPDVLKSTDTFIRRHLGPTEADIREMLALLGHQSLRTLSECIVPGDIQLNRGLDLPSNRGERATLQDLHGLAAENRVYRSLIGMGYYDCVTPGVIQRNVLENPGWYTQYTPYQAEIAQGRLEALLNFQTMVADLTGLPLANASLLDEATAAAEAMAMCMAVARSAGQDRQGFFVSQDCHPQTIAVLQTRAEPSGIALHVGRTGAIDFGKEKFAGILLQYPATDGYVGDYSDVVTRAHEADILVVVATDLLALSLLRPPGEFGADIAVGSCQRFGVPLGFGGPHAAFLSTREEYKRQIPGRIVGVSKDRDGHVAYRLSLQTREQHIRREKATSNICTAQVLLAIMAGFYAAYHGPEGLRRIAERVHSLAVTLAAGLRRLDFELDTEVFFDTLRVRTTKAQADQVVLRADEQRINLRRYDDDSLGMSLDEMSTEDEVRRLMEIFAGHERLPFTVPDLAGGAATSFPSNLARMTPYLTHEVFNRYHAEHEMLRYLHRLQSRDLSLTHSMIPLGSCTMKLNATTEMLPVTWPEFSRMHPFVPAEQSKGYQELFRQLEGWLAEITGFSAVSLQPNAGSQGEYSGLMVIRAYHRSLGEFHRDVCLIPVSAHGTNPASAAMVGFTVVPVACDKQGNVDLTDLEAKAVQHRERLAALMLTYPSTHGVFEPSVRRVCQIVHTHGGQVYMDGANMNAQVGLCRPGDIGADVCHLNLHKTFCIPHGGGGPGMGPIGVARHLAPFLPGHPVTKLGGPQSIGPVSAAPYGSPSILTISWTYIALMGRDGLTKATQVAMLNANYMAKRLEKYYPILFTGASGLVAHEFILDLRQFKDSAGVEAMDVAKRLMDYGFHAPTVSFPVAGTLMIEPTESESKAELDRFCDAMILIRAELQDIIDGRQPRTDNLLKNAPHTASVVTTSKWDRPYGREQAAYPAPWVRDRKFWPYVGRIDEAYGDRHLVCTCPPMDQY, encoded by the coding sequence ATGTCTGAACCAGATGTCTTGAAATCGACCGATACGTTTATCCGCCGGCATCTCGGCCCGACGGAAGCCGATATTCGCGAAATGCTCGCGCTGCTCGGCCATCAATCTCTCCGCACCCTCAGTGAGTGCATCGTCCCGGGCGATATTCAACTCAATCGGGGTCTGGACTTGCCGTCGAATCGGGGCGAACGGGCGACCCTCCAGGATCTGCATGGTCTGGCGGCGGAAAACCGAGTGTACCGGTCGTTGATCGGGATGGGGTACTACGACTGCGTGACGCCCGGCGTCATCCAGCGAAATGTATTGGAGAATCCCGGGTGGTACACGCAGTACACCCCGTATCAGGCCGAGATCGCGCAGGGACGGCTGGAGGCGTTGCTCAATTTTCAGACCATGGTCGCCGATCTGACCGGTCTGCCGTTGGCCAACGCGTCTCTGCTGGACGAGGCGACGGCGGCAGCCGAAGCGATGGCGATGTGCATGGCCGTCGCGCGGAGTGCCGGACAGGACCGTCAGGGGTTCTTTGTCTCACAGGACTGCCATCCTCAAACGATCGCCGTCTTGCAGACCAGGGCCGAACCGTCGGGAATCGCGCTTCACGTGGGACGGACCGGTGCCATCGACTTCGGGAAGGAAAAGTTCGCCGGCATTCTGCTGCAATATCCCGCCACCGACGGGTATGTCGGGGACTACAGCGACGTCGTGACTCGGGCGCATGAGGCGGACATACTGGTGGTGGTCGCCACGGATCTCCTCGCCCTCTCATTGCTTCGGCCGCCCGGAGAATTCGGGGCGGACATTGCCGTGGGTTCCTGCCAACGATTCGGCGTGCCGCTCGGATTCGGCGGACCTCATGCGGCCTTTCTATCGACCAGGGAGGAATACAAACGGCAAATACCGGGTCGGATTGTGGGCGTTTCCAAGGATCGAGACGGACATGTGGCCTATCGGTTGTCGTTGCAGACACGGGAGCAACACATTCGGCGGGAGAAGGCGACCAGCAACATCTGCACCGCTCAGGTGCTGCTGGCCATCATGGCGGGCTTCTATGCGGCCTACCACGGTCCGGAGGGGCTGCGCCGCATCGCCGAGCGCGTTCACAGTCTTGCAGTCACGTTGGCCGCCGGGCTACGGCGATTGGATTTCGAGCTCGACACCGAGGTTTTCTTCGATACGCTCCGGGTACGAACGACAAAAGCGCAGGCAGATCAGGTGGTGCTTCGAGCCGATGAGCAACGCATCAACTTGCGGCGGTATGACGATGACTCCCTCGGGATGTCGCTGGATGAAATGAGCACAGAGGACGAAGTCCGCCGCCTCATGGAGATTTTTGCGGGACACGAGCGGCTGCCGTTTACCGTCCCGGACCTGGCGGGAGGTGCGGCGACGTCGTTTCCATCCAACCTGGCTCGTATGACTCCCTATCTGACTCATGAAGTCTTCAATCGATACCATGCCGAACATGAGATGCTGCGCTATCTGCACCGGTTGCAGTCTCGGGATCTGTCGCTGACCCATTCCATGATCCCCCTGGGGTCCTGCACGATGAAGCTCAACGCGACGACGGAGATGCTGCCGGTGACGTGGCCCGAATTCTCCCGCATGCACCCGTTCGTCCCGGCCGAGCAGTCGAAGGGATATCAGGAACTTTTTCGCCAACTGGAGGGTTGGCTGGCCGAAATCACGGGATTCTCCGCGGTGTCGCTGCAGCCGAACGCGGGTTCCCAAGGAGAATATTCAGGCCTGATGGTGATCAGAGCCTACCATCGAAGCCTGGGTGAATTTCATCGCGACGTGTGTCTGATACCTGTCTCCGCGCACGGAACGAATCCAGCCAGCGCGGCCATGGTGGGTTTTACGGTGGTACCCGTGGCTTGCGACAAACAGGGGAACGTCGATCTGACGGATTTGGAGGCGAAAGCGGTCCAGCATCGCGAGCGCTTGGCGGCGCTGATGCTGACGTATCCTTCCACTCATGGAGTGTTCGAGCCGTCGGTGCGTCGCGTCTGCCAGATCGTCCACACGCACGGCGGCCAGGTGTACATGGACGGGGCCAACATGAACGCGCAGGTGGGGCTCTGCCGGCCCGGCGACATCGGCGCAGACGTTTGCCATCTCAATCTGCATAAGACCTTTTGCATTCCCCATGGTGGCGGCGGCCCCGGCATGGGGCCCATCGGCGTGGCGCGGCATCTCGCTCCGTTTCTGCCGGGGCACCCGGTCACAAAGTTAGGTGGTCCTCAATCGATCGGTCCCGTCTCCGCCGCTCCGTACGGGAGTCCCAGCATATTGACGATCTCCTGGACCTACATCGCCTTGATGGGACGCGACGGCCTGACCAAAGCCACGCAGGTCGCGATGTTGAACGCCAATTACATGGCGAAGCGATTGGAGAAGTACTATCCAATCTTGTTCACCGGTGCGTCGGGGCTCGTGGCGCATGAATTTATCCTGGACCTCCGCCAGTTCAAGGACAGCGCCGGGGTCGAGGCGATGGATGTGGCCAAGCGTTTGATGGATTACGGGTTCCACGCGCCGACGGTGTCCTTTCCCGTCGCCGGCACCTTGATGATCGAGCCGACGGAGAGCGAATCAAAAGCCGAGCTGGATCGGTTTTGCGATGCGATGATCCTCATTCGCGCGGAGCTTCAAGACATCATCGATGGTCGCCAGCCCCGTACGGATAACCTCCTCAAGAATGCCCCGCACACGGCGTCCGTGGTCACGACGTCCAAATGGGATCGTCCTTACGGCCGAGAACAGGCTGCCTATCCCGCGCCATGGGTCCGGGACCGGAAGTTCTGGCCGTACGTGGGCCGGATCGACGAGGCCTACGGCGACCGCCATCTCGTCTGCACCTGCCCCCCGATGGATCAATACTGA
- a CDS encoding response regulator transcription factor, with product MRILVIEDETKVGCFIKRALEEESYAVDLCEDGAKGLEMALVTSYDTIVVDLMLPSLSGLDILRAVRRERIQTPILILTAQSQVDQRVAGLDAGADDYLTKPFAIDELLARIRALLRRGATDSPGVLQVDDLILNPATREVTRGGQRIDLTLKEYALLEYLMRHSGRVLTRPMISEHVWNQDFDTFTNVIDVYVNYLRNKIDRGRAKKLIHTIRGSGYMLKAD from the coding sequence ATGCGTATTTTAGTGATCGAAGACGAGACCAAGGTCGGCTGCTTTATCAAGCGCGCGCTCGAAGAGGAGAGTTACGCGGTCGATCTGTGCGAGGACGGCGCCAAGGGGCTCGAAATGGCGCTGGTGACGAGCTATGACACCATCGTCGTCGACCTGATGCTCCCCTCGCTGTCCGGACTGGACATTCTGAGGGCCGTCCGCCGCGAACGGATCCAGACGCCCATTCTCATTCTGACCGCCCAATCCCAAGTTGATCAGCGCGTGGCAGGGCTCGATGCCGGGGCTGACGACTACCTGACGAAGCCCTTTGCCATCGATGAACTGCTCGCGAGAATCCGTGCGCTGCTTCGGCGGGGCGCCACGGATAGCCCCGGAGTACTGCAGGTCGACGATCTGATCCTGAACCCGGCGACGCGTGAAGTCACCAGAGGGGGACAACGCATCGACTTGACCTTGAAGGAATATGCGCTGCTCGAGTATCTCATGCGGCACAGCGGTCGGGTCCTCACCCGTCCCATGATTTCCGAGCACGTGTGGAATCAGGACTTCGATACCTTCACCAACGTCATCGACGTCTATGTGAATTATCTGCGCAACAAGATCGACCGTGGACGTGCGAAAAAACTCATCCATACCATCCGAGGCAGCGGGTACATGCTGAAGGCGGACTAG
- a CDS encoding gamma carbonic anhydrase family protein yields MPTVPASCFIEDTGIVIGDVVMGEDCSVWFHAVIRGDVHFIRIGHRTNVQDLSMLHVTHDTHPLLIGDDVTVGHSAVLHGCTIRDRVLVGMGSIVMDGAEIGEDSVIGAGSLITEGTVVPPKSLVLGSPAKVKRSVTEKELAWIRESAQNYVRYARLYMGGASTSPPGFRL; encoded by the coding sequence ATGCCGACCGTTCCCGCCTCCTGCTTCATCGAAGACACCGGGATCGTCATCGGCGACGTCGTGATGGGGGAGGACTGCAGTGTGTGGTTTCATGCCGTCATCCGAGGCGACGTCCACTTCATCCGCATCGGACATCGCACCAACGTTCAAGATCTCTCCATGTTGCACGTCACGCACGACACGCATCCGCTGCTCATCGGCGATGACGTCACGGTCGGCCACAGTGCGGTGCTGCACGGGTGCACAATCAGGGATCGCGTTCTGGTCGGCATGGGATCCATCGTGATGGACGGGGCGGAGATCGGCGAAGATTCCGTCATCGGCGCCGGTTCATTGATCACCGAAGGAACTGTCGTGCCGCCAAAGAGTCTGGTCCTGGGTTCCCCGGCGAAAGTCAAGCGCTCGGTGACGGAGAAGGAATTGGCCTGGATCAGGGAGTCCGCTCAGAACTATGTCAGGTATGCGCGGCTCTACATGGGCGGCGCTTCGACATCGCCGCCCGGCTTCCGCCTGTAG